The Novosphingobium pentaromativorans US6-1 genome window below encodes:
- a CDS encoding DUF7673 family protein produces MDRGPFSKTAARNALDRLIEIARSDTGQARRVANFLLAWWNGEDCGHFPIADLFGVDPTIATHITTIVGFLGQHEGAIYPDAFDRKAEMIELVHRWRDFETD; encoded by the coding sequence ATGGACAGGGGCCCCTTCAGCAAAACCGCCGCGCGCAATGCCCTCGACCGCCTGATCGAGATCGCCCGATCCGACACGGGCCAGGCGCGCCGCGTTGCGAACTTCCTCCTTGCCTGGTGGAACGGTGAGGATTGCGGCCATTTCCCGATCGCCGATCTGTTCGGCGTCGATCCCACGATCGCTACCCATATCACCACCATCGTCGGCTTCCTCGGCCAGCACGAGGGGGCAATCTATCCCGATGCCTTTGATCGCAAGGCCGAGATGATCGAACTGGTCCATCGCTGGCGCGACTTTGAGACCGATTGA
- a CDS encoding AbrB/MazE/SpoVT family DNA-binding domain-containing protein: MAQSDLTPAREAKLFRNNKSQAVRIPADFEFPGDRVLIHREGDRLIIEPIRRKNLLEVLAGLEPLGAEDQFPDIDDSLLPAKAIVL, encoded by the coding sequence ATGGCACAATCCGACCTCACCCCTGCTCGAGAGGCCAAGCTTTTCCGCAACAACAAAAGCCAGGCGGTGCGAATACCAGCCGACTTCGAGTTTCCCGGCGACCGCGTTTTGATCCACCGCGAGGGCGACCGGCTCATTATCGAGCCAATCCGCCGCAAGAACTTGCTGGAAGTGCTGGCCGGACTGGAACCCCTTGGGGCGGAGGATCAGTTCCCCGATATCGATGATTCGCTGCTGCCAGCCAAGGCCATCGTCCTGTGA
- a CDS encoding type II toxin-antitoxin system VapC family toxin, which produces MTNLYMLDTNIVSDLARNPQGAVAKRIADVGPDTICVSIITAAELRYGCAKKGSPRLLAQIEAILDSVQILALQVPADTEYGGIRAELEAAGKPITPNDLFIAAHAYALEAVLVTANVGEFSRVRALKVENWLDGVH; this is translated from the coding sequence GTGACCAACCTCTACATGCTCGACACCAACATCGTGTCCGACCTTGCGCGCAATCCCCAGGGCGCCGTCGCGAAGCGGATCGCGGATGTCGGGCCGGACACGATCTGCGTCAGCATCATTACCGCCGCGGAACTGCGTTACGGTTGCGCGAAAAAGGGATCGCCGCGGTTGCTCGCTCAGATCGAAGCCATTCTCGACAGCGTGCAGATACTTGCGCTCCAAGTCCCCGCCGACACGGAATATGGCGGCATCCGCGCCGAACTCGAAGCCGCGGGCAAGCCCATCACCCCCAACGATCTCTTCATCGCTGCCCACGCCTATGCCCTCGAAGCGGTCCTAGTGACCGCCAATGTGGGTGAGTTCTCGCGGGTACGCGCGCTCAAGGTCGAGAACTGGCTGGACGGGGTCCATTGA
- a CDS encoding DUF1153 domain-containing protein, with protein sequence MIENQKFRPARVIGPLGEPLTMETLPAPDTRRWVVRRKAEVVAAVNGGLLTIDEVCERYGLTLEEFAGWQRAVDRSGMQGLRVTRIQHYRDLYERQQRY encoded by the coding sequence ATGATCGAGAACCAGAAATTCCGGCCGGCCCGTGTGATTGGACCGCTGGGCGAGCCGCTCACGATGGAGACGCTGCCCGCGCCGGACACCCGGCGCTGGGTCGTGCGGCGCAAGGCCGAGGTCGTCGCGGCGGTCAACGGCGGCCTTTTGACGATCGACGAAGTCTGCGAGCGCTACGGCCTGACGCTGGAGGAGTTCGCAGGCTGGCAGCGCGCGGTCGATCGCTCGGGTATGCAGGGGCTTCGCGTCACCCGTATCCAGCATTATCGCGATCTCTACGAGCGCCAGCAGCGCTATTGA
- the mobF gene encoding MobF family relaxase, translated as MLSVAGVRSASGAANYFAKDDYYTVEGSSEISAWGGEGAEAIGLAGEVSKDAFEGVLNGILPSGEAVAQVENRRAGYDLTFSMPKSASIMAYVAGDKRVLEANMAAVKQTMAWLEKNLAEGRRDIEGRKVPVQTGNLVYALFQHDTSRALDPQAHIHAVIANLTRMPDGKWQALHADKLWSHNSIIGSVYHAFLRAGLERIGYQVDLKGKHGTFEISGVPKGVIGEFSQRREEILERATQLGIKSPEGLREITKRSRDPKLDVEDRAALKQGWIDQAAAHGFDGKDLRAAAEARAGLAAPESALERGYRAIVDAVDGARQTLGALLRPQDPLVDNALARAVKSPGEARAQLAVASAVRMLSEREAAWPVNLLSKTALDLGLKGVTVDMIEKRIDQLVANRQLIPGVATVADRTGRMVTTQEALRTEEKILEAVDKGKGKAEPIVAAADAPQRLQDAAALPLNPGQLAAATMILSSADRSLSVQGVAGAGKSTMLQAVARVAEAEGQTITGLAFQNKMVADLAEGAGIKAQTIASFVLANERFISERDTPRYEAAREKLAGTMLLVDETSMVSSNDMLKLHLITAALGVDKLVLVGDRQQLSSIDAGKAFAMIQAGGGTTARMDQNIRQRTDQLRTVAALANIGKAGAAMKVLGDRVVEAAEPAAAAADMWLGLDPQEREATAVFASGRDARAIINQRIQDGLIAEGSVKGEAIHLTVYERVNTTREELRYASTYRQGQTLEVGRGGAQDVGIRAGRYDVLKVHANGKVELADGRRRIRFDPQKLSPTEQRDRLQLSQKKDLQLREGDRIRWTANDKERGLHNAELARVIGVDANGVKVETADKALLTLGLGDPMLSRLDLAYSLNMHMAQGITTDKAITVMSAYERNLSNQRLFNVGVTRVRDELTMIVDDKEKLERQLDMNPGNKTSALETLGRLDIDGKKGPGAQPREKFDPGPIDGVDLSDLPPLVTDLPPLPDNSASASAAKNPKAPPDVKSDRSDPLPPLPERSLGLDL; from the coding sequence ATGCTCTCGGTAGCCGGCGTCCGCTCCGCTTCCGGTGCCGCGAACTATTTCGCGAAGGACGACTATTATACGGTTGAGGGATCGTCCGAAATCAGCGCCTGGGGAGGGGAGGGCGCCGAGGCAATCGGACTCGCCGGCGAGGTCTCCAAGGACGCGTTCGAAGGCGTCCTCAACGGCATCCTTCCAAGCGGCGAAGCGGTCGCCCAGGTCGAGAACCGGCGCGCGGGCTACGACCTCACATTTTCGATGCCGAAGTCGGCGTCGATCATGGCCTATGTCGCCGGCGACAAGCGTGTGCTCGAGGCCAACATGGCGGCCGTCAAGCAGACCATGGCCTGGCTGGAGAAAAACCTCGCGGAGGGGCGGCGCGATATCGAAGGCCGCAAGGTGCCGGTCCAGACCGGCAATCTCGTCTATGCGTTGTTCCAGCATGACACCAGCCGGGCGCTCGATCCCCAGGCGCATATCCACGCGGTGATCGCCAATCTCACGCGCATGCCCGACGGCAAATGGCAGGCGCTCCATGCCGACAAGCTCTGGAGCCACAACAGCATCATCGGCTCGGTCTACCATGCCTTCCTGCGCGCTGGGCTCGAGCGGATCGGCTATCAGGTGGACCTCAAGGGCAAGCATGGCACGTTCGAAATCTCGGGCGTGCCAAAGGGTGTGATCGGCGAATTCAGTCAACGCCGCGAGGAGATACTCGAGCGCGCGACGCAGTTGGGCATCAAGTCGCCCGAGGGCCTGCGCGAAATCACCAAGCGGTCGCGCGATCCCAAGCTCGATGTCGAGGACCGCGCGGCCCTCAAGCAGGGCTGGATCGATCAGGCTGCCGCCCACGGCTTCGACGGCAAGGACTTGCGCGCAGCAGCCGAGGCCCGTGCCGGGCTGGCGGCTCCCGAAAGCGCTTTGGAGCGCGGCTACCGCGCCATCGTCGATGCCGTCGACGGCGCCCGCCAGACGCTGGGAGCGCTGCTTCGTCCCCAGGACCCTCTGGTGGACAATGCGCTCGCCCGGGCGGTCAAGTCGCCGGGGGAAGCGCGCGCGCAGCTTGCGGTCGCGTCCGCGGTGCGAATGCTTTCCGAACGTGAGGCTGCCTGGCCCGTCAACCTGCTGAGCAAGACCGCCCTCGATCTCGGTCTCAAGGGCGTCACCGTCGACATGATCGAGAAGCGGATCGACCAGCTCGTGGCGAACCGCCAGCTCATTCCGGGCGTCGCGACCGTCGCGGACCGGACCGGCCGTATGGTGACCACGCAGGAAGCGCTGCGCACCGAGGAAAAGATTCTCGAGGCTGTTGATAAGGGCAAGGGGAAAGCCGAGCCGATCGTGGCGGCGGCCGATGCGCCGCAGCGCCTGCAGGATGCGGCGGCTCTGCCTCTCAATCCGGGTCAGCTTGCCGCCGCGACGATGATTCTCTCCTCCGCTGACCGCTCGCTCTCTGTCCAGGGCGTCGCGGGTGCAGGCAAGTCGACGATGCTCCAGGCGGTGGCGCGGGTCGCGGAAGCGGAGGGGCAGACGATCACCGGCCTCGCCTTCCAGAACAAGATGGTGGCCGACCTCGCCGAAGGGGCCGGCATCAAGGCGCAAACGATCGCGTCGTTCGTGCTCGCGAACGAGCGCTTCATCAGCGAACGGGACACACCTCGCTACGAGGCAGCGCGCGAGAAGCTCGCCGGCACCATGTTGCTGGTCGACGAGACGTCGATGGTCTCGAGCAACGACATGCTCAAGCTCCACCTGATCACCGCGGCCCTGGGCGTTGACAAGCTTGTGCTGGTCGGTGATCGCCAGCAGCTTTCCTCGATCGATGCCGGCAAGGCCTTCGCCATGATCCAGGCGGGCGGCGGCACCACGGCCCGCATGGACCAGAATATCCGTCAGCGCACCGACCAGCTGCGCACGGTCGCCGCGCTCGCCAATATCGGCAAGGCCGGTGCGGCGATGAAGGTGCTGGGGGATCGAGTGGTCGAGGCGGCCGAGCCAGCCGCCGCCGCCGCCGACATGTGGCTTGGGCTTGACCCGCAAGAGCGCGAGGCGACTGCCGTCTTTGCTTCGGGCCGCGATGCCCGGGCTATCATCAACCAGCGCATCCAGGACGGATTGATTGCCGAGGGCAGCGTCAAGGGCGAGGCGATCCATCTCACCGTCTACGAGCGAGTCAACACGACCCGCGAGGAGCTGCGCTATGCTTCGACCTATCGGCAGGGCCAGACACTGGAGGTCGGTCGTGGCGGTGCGCAGGACGTCGGCATCAGGGCAGGGCGCTACGACGTCCTGAAAGTTCATGCGAATGGGAAGGTGGAGCTAGCCGACGGGCGCAGGAGGATTCGGTTCGATCCCCAGAAGCTGTCGCCGACGGAACAGCGCGACCGGCTGCAGCTCTCCCAGAAAAAGGATCTGCAACTGCGTGAAGGCGACCGCATCCGCTGGACCGCCAACGACAAGGAGCGCGGCTTGCATAATGCCGAGCTCGCCCGTGTTATTGGCGTCGATGCCAATGGCGTGAAGGTTGAGACTGCAGACAAGGCGCTTCTGACGCTCGGCCTCGGTGACCCGATGCTGTCCCGGCTCGACCTTGCCTACAGCCTCAACATGCACATGGCGCAGGGAATCACCACCGACAAGGCGATCACCGTCATGTCGGCGTACGAGCGCAACCTCTCGAACCAGCGCCTTTTCAACGTCGGCGTCACCCGCGTGCGCGACGAGCTGACCATGATCGTGGACGACAAGGAGAAGCTCGAGCGTCAGCTCGACATGAATCCGGGCAATAAGACCTCCGCGCTCGAGACGCTCGGCCGTCTCGATATCGACGGCAAAAAGGGACCCGGCGCTCAGCCCCGCGAGAAATTCGACCCAGGACCGATCGACGGCGTCGACCTCTCGGATCTCCCGCCGCTTGTAACCGACCTGCCGCCATTGCCCGACAACTCGGCCTCGGCGTCAGCTGCCAAAAATCCGAAGGCGCCGCCGGACGTGAAGTCCGATCGCAGCGATCCACTGCCGCCGCTGCCGGAGCGCAGCCTGGGGCTCGACTTGTGA
- a CDS encoding DUF6878 family protein produces MNADTLAAASATPDPIDTNLQAARLAVQSVEARCKEAFLPLLNAHGIARVEIHYDGGGDEGTVGEVHAYDKDGDAALPSILCDHHSLEYNGQASTRTIALEDALAAFAENAVCARHAGWEDGEGACGTIAIEVASGAVTLTHNCRFIDYDTTEAEI; encoded by the coding sequence ATGAACGCCGATACTCTGGCGGCCGCTTCTGCCACGCCCGATCCGATCGACACCAACCTGCAGGCGGCGCGCCTGGCCGTCCAAAGCGTCGAGGCGCGCTGCAAGGAGGCCTTTCTCCCGCTGCTGAACGCGCATGGCATCGCCCGCGTTGAAATCCATTATGACGGCGGCGGCGACGAAGGCACGGTCGGCGAGGTCCACGCCTATGATAAGGACGGAGACGCCGCGCTCCCGTCCATCCTCTGCGACCATCACAGCCTCGAATATAACGGGCAGGCCTCGACCCGCACCATCGCCCTCGAAGACGCGCTCGCCGCTTTTGCCGAGAATGCCGTCTGCGCGCGGCACGCCGGCTGGGAAGACGGCGAGGGCGCATGCGGGACGATCGCCATCGAGGTCGCCAGCGGCGCCGTCACGCTGACGCATAACTGCCGCTTTATTGACTATGACACCACCGAGGCCGAGATCTAG
- a CDS encoding type IV secretion system DNA-binding domain-containing protein, giving the protein MAREDIRTDGRPVPLTHQSARGRVQRNAGNFTRGSQLLTHEMLMWFSGARLPFILWFFAFLAAWFIIMSIKLDEHGFQLVCMKIYATLWNWIDLNPGKRVNVTLPNGEIMRTVMKAVPYIPEVITAWGVAMRGLIGAFLISVFITIPAAIWFVDISHRRGRSILQERHERGAMLVDRTVLLAEINEHNRIKFEEDAADLFPGMSPRQVLALPFRARKEAGVHHPYTLAGIPFPHRTEQSHAMLIGTTGSGKTTELRSLVRQMRERQDTAVIFDLTGAYVEAFYDPSRDTILNPMDARCPAWSIFNDCRTHSEFTAAAAALIPSDGGSSEPFWALAARTLFIEMCIRLIERGQTSNLALSENLMTADLKRVHRFLANTIADPLTAPEAARMAESIRAVFNTNAQVLRFLPDEGEPFSIRNWITRDKKPGSILFVTSNYVDLPMNRALLTLWMDLAINRLMTLPRTRSLRTWFMFDELGALHRLPAIENGLQTARAFGGAMILGIHSFEKLVDVYGEQGARNLASLARSKLILATADLDTAEQCARYIGNREVRQMDEAYSYGYNNTRDASTLTPRKQVEPLVIADDITNLPSMHGFVKFPDGFPAARILLEWKDYPQVAQGFVQRPDVGPVRSKRGEEAFEGEEAGEAGGRDGSLQVVEEVAETTNLARDLAASILSAEVEEDDDAARRAGQRGDDRDEQATPGTHAADKAQAARAGGEEQPVSARERDDRRDGHRHGETSPQVEDQTLVELRQAFASGRDDDGMDMGI; this is encoded by the coding sequence ATGGCGCGTGAGGACATCCGCACGGACGGGCGTCCCGTCCCGCTCACCCATCAATCCGCGCGTGGCCGCGTGCAGCGCAATGCCGGTAATTTTACCCGCGGCAGCCAGCTTCTCACCCACGAGATGCTGATGTGGTTCTCAGGCGCGAGGCTCCCCTTCATTCTGTGGTTCTTCGCCTTCCTCGCCGCCTGGTTCATCATCATGTCGATCAAGCTCGACGAGCATGGCTTCCAGCTTGTCTGCATGAAGATCTACGCGACGCTCTGGAACTGGATCGATCTCAATCCGGGCAAGCGCGTCAACGTCACGCTTCCCAACGGCGAGATCATGCGCACCGTGATGAAAGCGGTGCCCTATATCCCCGAGGTCATCACGGCTTGGGGGGTTGCCATGCGCGGCCTCATCGGCGCCTTCCTGATCTCGGTCTTCATCACCATTCCGGCGGCCATCTGGTTCGTCGATATCTCGCATCGACGGGGTCGTTCGATCCTTCAGGAACGCCACGAACGCGGTGCCATGCTGGTCGACCGCACCGTCCTGCTCGCGGAGATCAACGAGCACAACCGTATCAAGTTCGAAGAGGATGCCGCCGACCTCTTCCCGGGCATGTCCCCGCGCCAGGTTCTGGCGCTACCGTTCCGTGCGCGCAAGGAAGCCGGCGTCCATCATCCCTACACGCTCGCCGGAATCCCTTTCCCGCACCGCACCGAGCAGTCGCATGCCATGCTCATCGGCACCACCGGCTCGGGCAAGACGACCGAGCTCAGGAGCCTCGTTCGTCAAATGCGCGAGCGCCAGGATACGGCCGTCATCTTCGATCTCACCGGCGCCTATGTCGAAGCCTTCTACGATCCATCCCGCGACACGATTCTCAATCCAATGGACGCGCGCTGCCCGGCCTGGTCGATCTTCAACGACTGCCGCACGCACAGCGAGTTTACCGCCGCCGCTGCGGCGCTCATCCCCTCGGACGGCGGTTCCTCCGAACCCTTCTGGGCGCTCGCCGCGCGCACGCTGTTCATCGAGATGTGCATCCGCTTGATAGAGCGCGGCCAGACCAGCAATCTCGCACTCTCCGAGAACCTGATGACGGCGGACCTGAAGCGTGTTCACCGCTTCCTCGCCAACACCATCGCCGACCCGCTGACGGCCCCGGAAGCGGCCCGTATGGCGGAATCGATTCGCGCCGTCTTCAATACGAATGCGCAAGTCCTGCGCTTCCTGCCGGACGAGGGCGAGCCCTTCTCCATCCGTAACTGGATTACCCGCGATAAGAAGCCCGGCTCGATCCTGTTCGTGACGTCGAACTATGTCGATCTGCCGATGAACCGGGCGCTGCTGACGCTCTGGATGGACCTTGCCATCAACCGCCTGATGACGCTGCCGCGCACGCGCAGCTTGCGCACCTGGTTCATGTTTGACGAACTTGGCGCGCTCCATCGTCTGCCGGCGATCGAGAACGGTCTTCAGACCGCGCGCGCATTCGGTGGCGCGATGATCCTCGGCATCCACAGCTTCGAGAAGCTGGTCGACGTCTATGGCGAGCAGGGGGCTCGCAATCTGGCCTCACTCGCGCGCTCCAAGCTCATCCTTGCGACCGCCGATCTCGACACCGCCGAGCAGTGCGCGCGCTATATCGGCAACCGCGAGGTCCGCCAGATGGATGAAGCCTACAGCTATGGCTACAACAACACCCGCGATGCCTCGACGCTGACCCCGCGCAAGCAGGTCGAGCCACTCGTCATCGCCGACGACATCACCAATTTGCCCTCGATGCACGGCTTCGTGAAGTTCCCCGATGGCTTTCCCGCAGCGCGGATTCTGCTCGAATGGAAGGACTATCCTCAAGTCGCCCAGGGCTTCGTCCAACGGCCCGATGTCGGGCCGGTGCGGTCAAAGCGCGGAGAGGAAGCGTTCGAGGGGGAAGAGGCAGGGGAGGCCGGCGGGCGCGACGGCTCGCTGCAGGTGGTGGAGGAGGTGGCCGAGACCACCAATCTCGCCCGCGACCTCGCCGCGAGCATCCTCTCGGCCGAGGTCGAGGAGGACGACGATGCTGCCCGGCGCGCAGGCCAGCGCGGCGACGATCGGGACGAACAGGCGACGCCTGGTACCCATGCCGCAGACAAGGCGCAGGCAGCGCGCGCCGGCGGCGAGGAGCAACCGGTCTCCGCGCGCGAGCGGGACGATCGCCGCGACGGTCACCGGCATGGCGAGACGAGCCCGCAAGTCGAGGACCAGACCCTTGTCGAGTTGCGCCAGGCTTTCGCCAGCGGCCGCGACGATGACGGCATGGATATGGGTATCTGA
- a CDS encoding DUF2726 domain-containing protein yields MEKLNIVGSMLGSIVPVLVLVGSAAILFAILGGALGLSGPPAPVAKPLMTRREEAMLVVLEEIFPMYRFHAQVAMGALLKAPARPGRRSSPADRNAFSQKIVDFVVQDPTTGKVVALIEVDDWSHSAARNRIRDAMTSGAGYRTFRIPASARPTIPAVLRVVGPLREESLQIAFEG; encoded by the coding sequence ATGGAAAAGCTGAATATCGTTGGCTCGATGCTGGGTTCGATCGTGCCGGTGCTCGTCCTTGTGGGCTCGGCTGCGATCCTGTTCGCGATCCTGGGCGGAGCCCTTGGACTGTCCGGTCCACCAGCACCTGTTGCCAAACCCCTCATGACCCGGCGCGAGGAGGCCATGCTCGTCGTGCTCGAGGAGATCTTCCCCATGTATCGTTTCCATGCGCAGGTGGCGATGGGCGCGCTTCTGAAAGCGCCGGCACGGCCTGGCCGACGATCTTCGCCAGCCGATCGCAATGCGTTCTCGCAAAAGATCGTCGACTTCGTGGTTCAAGACCCGACCACTGGCAAGGTGGTTGCTCTCATCGAAGTCGATGACTGGTCGCATAGCGCGGCGAGGAACCGCATCCGCGACGCCATGACATCTGGTGCGGGCTATCGCACCTTTCGCATTCCCGCATCGGCTCGGCCCACCATCCCGGCGGTGCTTCGGGTGGTTGGCCCGCTTCGGGAAGAGTCACTTCAGATCGCCTTCGAAGGATAA
- a CDS encoding single-stranded DNA-binding protein codes for MNKVFLSGRITSDISRFGTDSKGGVSFSLVTSKPVIKDGQVQKDDNGYTETYDEFHTVKAFNGLGKSVANHKKKGDKLMVVGEIRYSRNERDGRTYYNTDIVAEEIEFL; via the coding sequence ATGAACAAGGTTTTTCTCTCGGGCCGCATCACGTCGGACATCAGCCGCTTCGGCACCGACAGCAAGGGCGGCGTCAGCTTCAGCCTCGTCACGTCCAAGCCGGTGATCAAGGACGGCCAGGTCCAGAAGGACGACAATGGCTATACCGAGACCTACGACGAGTTCCACACGGTCAAGGCCTTCAACGGTCTCGGCAAGTCCGTCGCCAACCACAAGAAGAAGGGCGACAAGCTCATGGTCGTCGGCGAGATCCGCTACAGCCGCAACGAGCGCGACGGGCGCACCTATTACAACACCGACATCGTCGCCGAGGAAATCGAGTTCCTCTGA
- a CDS encoding tyrosine-protein phosphatase, which produces MGPNNRPYFLLRDTTDSSVTRVAERLVPLKLGPNFRDIGGYAGTGGRHVRWGLIYRAGATPMLSAQDQTPVNGFHLKLLFAALPRK; this is translated from the coding sequence GTGGGGCCGAACAATCGCCCCTATTTCCTCCTGCGGGACACGACGGATAGCTCGGTCACGCGAGTCGCGGAACGGCTCGTACCGCTCAAGCTGGGACCGAACTTCCGCGATATCGGCGGGTACGCTGGAACGGGCGGCCGGCATGTTCGCTGGGGCCTGATCTATCGCGCCGGCGCGACGCCGATGCTGTCGGCACAGGATCAGACGCCTGTGAACGGTTTCCACCTGAAGCTCCTGTTCGCGGCCTTGCCGCGCAAGTAG
- a CDS encoding DUF6915 family protein, which yields MSHCYYHALSSVRRWGGDPEDYLPLHQWFDESKKIIADPRHRALRHHAEGIFLLEAIFGVTIRNSDGRDVPVRLIGELHVQEDLGRIPSFADWARLIQPMPWILRGNPAGSPGLDPDLVVPVHGSRAAIPDIA from the coding sequence ATGTCACACTGCTATTATCATGCGCTGAGCTCGGTTCGGCGATGGGGCGGCGATCCGGAGGACTATCTCCCGCTCCACCAATGGTTCGACGAATCCAAGAAGATCATCGCCGATCCGCGCCATCGCGCTTTGCGCCACCATGCTGAGGGTATCTTCCTCTTGGAGGCTATCTTCGGCGTCACGATCCGCAACAGCGATGGCCGCGATGTCCCGGTCCGCCTAATTGGCGAACTCCATGTCCAGGAGGATCTCGGTCGGATACCGTCGTTCGCCGACTGGGCACGGCTCATCCAGCCCATGCCCTGGATCCTGCGCGGGAACCCGGCGGGTTCGCCCGGGCTCGACCCCGATCTTGTCGTGCCTGTTCACGGTTCACGCGCCGCCATCCCTGATATAGCCTGA
- a CDS encoding DUF2493 domain-containing protein: MTKSFSNFADFASFIASETGTDERSPLYESAFIEYDERAKLSPVDESEQLEMPDPEQARAAVEMVMATLFDVFRDTRLEPFASDLAWGFVNSFHVVAKRISDREDDAAKELGELARSFDPSEIYATQVEDAQLLCQTLQGCRDAMECMRDHAAEVYRVETGRPYSPTRGSRVSHGVTASMIDARDYLAARGRERREQFTPEGPVVAFSGGQVWEDHDMLWKGLDTIKARIPEMILATTAQTKGCDAIAQAWAAARGVKVIMFRLDRRLGAKAAFVRNDRLLALKPVEAVVCDGSGIQMNLAQKLRQAGVPLHVVKLDQQRPAPHSSQRMARRG; encoded by the coding sequence ATGACCAAGTCTTTCTCGAACTTCGCCGATTTCGCCAGCTTCATCGCCAGCGAAACCGGAACCGACGAGCGCAGCCCGCTCTACGAGAGCGCATTCATCGAGTATGACGAGCGCGCCAAGCTGTCGCCGGTCGACGAGAGCGAACAGCTCGAAATGCCCGATCCGGAGCAGGCCCGAGCTGCTGTCGAGATGGTGATGGCGACGCTGTTCGACGTGTTCCGCGATACCCGCCTCGAACCCTTCGCCAGCGATCTCGCCTGGGGCTTCGTCAACAGCTTCCATGTCGTCGCGAAGCGGATCAGCGACCGCGAGGACGACGCGGCCAAGGAGCTTGGCGAACTCGCGCGCAGCTTCGATCCCAGCGAGATCTACGCCACGCAGGTCGAAGACGCGCAGCTGCTCTGCCAGACGCTGCAAGGGTGCCGCGATGCGATGGAATGCATGCGCGACCATGCCGCCGAAGTCTATCGCGTCGAGACCGGACGGCCCTATTCGCCGACCCGGGGAAGCCGGGTCTCTCACGGCGTCACCGCATCGATGATCGACGCCCGCGACTATCTGGCCGCAAGGGGACGCGAGCGCCGCGAGCAGTTCACGCCCGAAGGCCCCGTTGTCGCCTTTTCGGGGGGGCAGGTCTGGGAAGATCACGACATGCTCTGGAAGGGCCTCGACACGATCAAGGCCCGCATTCCCGAAATGATCCTCGCCACCACCGCCCAGACCAAAGGGTGCGATGCGATCGCCCAGGCTTGGGCGGCAGCGCGCGGCGTCAAGGTCATCATGTTCCGCCTCGACCGCCGGCTGGGGGCCAAGGCCGCCTTCGTTCGCAACGACCGTCTGCTTGCCCTGAAGCCGGTCGAAGCGGTGGTCTGCGACGGCTCCGGCATCCAGATGAACCTCGCACAGAAGCTGCGGCAGGCAGGCGTTCCCCTCCATGTCGTGAAACTCGACCAGCAGCGCCCGGCACCGCACTCGTCGCAGCGCATGGCGCGCAGGGGCTGA
- a CDS encoding DUF736 domain-containing protein, translated as MNIGSIKQNDAGIFVGKIATLTIAMTIALREVHSANPKAPKYEVLALSASRSWVQVGALFELFSNGTGEAFLNGKIEDPSLAAPLYISAFRQEDGSYNIVWSRPTRRRDLAAEMAPKADDGLPPLPGADEAAERGQGAEAGLGQSSAEHAFGGGEPQQESGRRQRRQRATEQAEEPETVS; from the coding sequence ATGAACATCGGTTCGATCAAGCAGAATGACGCCGGCATTTTCGTCGGCAAGATCGCGACGCTGACGATTGCCATGACGATCGCGCTGCGCGAGGTGCACTCGGCCAATCCAAAGGCGCCGAAGTACGAGGTGCTGGCGCTGTCGGCCTCGCGCTCTTGGGTGCAGGTGGGCGCGCTGTTCGAGCTGTTCTCGAACGGCACGGGCGAGGCGTTCCTCAACGGCAAGATCGAGGACCCGAGCCTGGCCGCGCCGCTCTACATCTCGGCGTTCCGTCAGGAGGACGGCAGCTACAACATCGTGTGGTCGCGCCCGACCCGCCGCCGCGATCTCGCTGCCGAGATGGCGCCCAAGGCCGACGATGGCCTGCCGCCGCTGCCCGGTGCCGACGAGGCCGCCGAGCGCGGCCAGGGCGCCGAAGCCGGCCTCGGCCAGTCCTCCGCCGAACACGCGTTCGGTGGCGGTGAGCCCCAGCAGGAAAGCGGCCGCCGGCAGCGCCGCCAGCGCGCGACCGAGCAGGCGGAGGAGCCCGAAACCGTCAGCTGA